The following coding sequences are from one Arthrobacter sp. PvP023 window:
- a CDS encoding D-alanyl-D-alanine carboxypeptidase family protein, with protein MCHNCSTAAAGPATAGAKAGAVPSRRSVARFLAAGAGLTALAACTPDAGTRPPSSSSSPSATSASASQTAAPSTAGQPTSPAVTEPGTPPPTSAPTPASPAAGLGQQHSLTDPASPWLVVNKHRPLSPADYVPADLVQPNISLAVSGEAAQLNSTTAAAAEQMFAAAARDGVTMTLASGYRSYGTQVATYNSYVASRGQAEADTASARPGFSEHQTGWAFDIGDGGGACSFQPCFAEQPAAVWAKANGHRFGFVVRYPWMFHEVTGYYYESWHLRYIGVEAATDMSAKGVATLEEYFGLEAAPGY; from the coding sequence GTGTGCCACAACTGTTCCACTGCTGCCGCCGGGCCTGCCACCGCGGGTGCCAAAGCGGGCGCGGTGCCGAGCAGGCGGTCTGTCGCAAGGTTCCTGGCCGCCGGCGCAGGACTGACCGCACTGGCAGCCTGCACGCCCGACGCCGGAACCCGGCCGCCGTCGTCGTCGTCCTCCCCGTCTGCAACGTCCGCCTCCGCCTCACAGACGGCGGCGCCGTCTACAGCGGGGCAGCCGACGTCCCCCGCTGTCACTGAACCGGGCACGCCGCCTCCAACCTCCGCACCGACACCCGCTTCGCCGGCGGCCGGGCTGGGCCAACAGCATTCACTGACGGATCCAGCCAGCCCCTGGCTGGTAGTCAACAAGCACCGGCCGCTCTCCCCCGCCGATTACGTCCCGGCGGACCTCGTCCAGCCCAACATCTCACTGGCAGTTTCGGGCGAGGCCGCCCAGTTGAACAGCACGACGGCCGCCGCTGCTGAGCAGATGTTTGCCGCGGCAGCGCGGGACGGCGTCACCATGACCCTGGCGAGCGGCTACCGTTCGTACGGTACGCAGGTGGCCACGTACAACAGCTATGTAGCGTCCCGCGGACAGGCAGAAGCTGACACGGCCTCGGCCAGGCCGGGCTTCTCGGAACACCAGACCGGCTGGGCCTTCGACATCGGCGACGGCGGCGGGGCGTGCAGCTTCCAGCCGTGTTTCGCCGAACAGCCGGCGGCGGTGTGGGCCAAGGCCAACGGGCACCGCTTTGGTTTCGTGGTGCGGTATCCGTGGATGTTCCACGAGGTCACGGGTTACTACTACGAGTCCTGGCATCTGCGGTACATCGGCGTGGAGGCGGCAACGGACATGTCAGCCAAGGGCGTTGCGACGCTGGAGGAGTACTTCGGACTGGAAGCGGCGCCAGGGTACTAG
- the coaA gene encoding type I pantothenate kinase, which produces MSNVTLQRNEANGEGVSPFVELDRQTWSRLAAQMEQPLNEEDVVRLRGLGDPLDMKEVREVYLPLSRLLHLYVEAAGQLHAATTTFLGEQTQRTPFVIGVAGSVAVGKSTIARVLREMLRRWPGTPNVELITTDGFLYPLAELKRRHLLERKGFPESYDRRALLRFVSEIKGGAEEVRAPWYSHVTYDIVPGKEVVVRRPDVLIVEGLNVLAPARPRHDGKQGLALSDFFDFSIYVDAKTSYIEEWYVDRFRKLRTTAFAQPESYFHRYATLSDEEAESTAREIWKRINEPNLEENVLPTRGRAQLVLTKEADHSIRRMLLRKV; this is translated from the coding sequence AGCGAATGGAGAGGGTGTCTCCCCGTTCGTGGAGCTGGACAGGCAGACCTGGTCCCGGCTCGCAGCCCAGATGGAACAGCCTCTGAACGAAGAGGACGTGGTCCGTCTCAGAGGGCTCGGTGATCCGCTGGACATGAAGGAAGTCCGCGAAGTCTATTTGCCGCTCTCCCGGCTGCTTCATCTCTATGTGGAGGCGGCGGGCCAGCTGCACGCAGCCACCACCACGTTCCTCGGCGAACAGACGCAGCGCACGCCCTTTGTGATCGGCGTGGCCGGTTCGGTGGCGGTGGGCAAGTCCACCATCGCCCGCGTGCTCCGCGAGATGCTCCGCCGCTGGCCCGGCACGCCCAACGTGGAACTCATCACCACCGACGGTTTCCTGTATCCCCTGGCCGAGCTCAAGCGCCGGCACCTCCTGGAACGCAAGGGGTTTCCGGAGTCGTACGACCGCCGCGCGCTCCTCCGCTTTGTGAGTGAGATCAAGGGCGGCGCGGAAGAGGTCCGGGCGCCCTGGTACTCCCACGTCACGTACGACATCGTGCCCGGCAAGGAAGTGGTGGTCCGCAGGCCCGACGTGCTGATCGTTGAGGGCCTGAACGTCCTGGCCCCCGCCCGTCCCCGCCACGACGGCAAGCAGGGGCTGGCACTGAGCGATTTCTTCGACTTCTCCATCTATGTGGACGCGAAGACCTCCTACATCGAGGAATGGTACGTCGACCGGTTCCGCAAGCTGCGCACCACCGCCTTTGCCCAGCCCGAGTCCTACTTCCACCGCTATGCCACGCTGTCCGACGAGGAAGCCGAAAGCACCGCCCGCGAAATCTGGAAGCGCATCAACGAGCCCAACCTCGAGGAAAACGTGCTCCCCACGCGAGGCCGGGCGCAGCTGGTGCTCACCAAGGAAGCAGACCATTCCATCCGCCGCATGCTGCTGCGGAAGGTCTAG